Part of the Eikenella corrodens genome is shown below.
CCGCAATAGATATGAAAGTTTAAATTCCACCCCTTTTTTCTTGCAGAAGAATTAAAATTATGAATTAGTAACTCACGGCCAGGTAGATGGCTGCCTGTAAAATAGAATGTATCGTTATTATTTTCTAGTGGAAGCTTTAGATCATAATCAAAATAAAAATTCGTGTTAGGCAAAAAATTTGCACAAATATCATCAGGATCAAATATATAGAAGCGATCAAATAAAGGGATGCGTGTTTTAATATTTGGATATCGATTCATGCCATCCCATTGGTAGTTAACCATATTAAATCTTATATGCTGACGAATGAGATGTAGTATATCTTCTGAGTAGATATCAGCCCGAATAAATAGGGCATAATCTATTTTTTCATTTTTCGATAGTAAATCAGCAATTTGTGTGTGTAGTTGTGATAAACGTAGCCGTTGTTTTGCTTGTTTATCTCTGAGAGCTAATTGGCGAAATTTAGTCTGTGCCCAGTCATAAAAGGACGGATATTGAAATTGGCTACCATCGTCAACAATATTAATAACATTAAAACCATGATATTTTAGATTGGTTTCAATTAGACGGAAGATTTCATTATCTGGCGGCATGCCTAATAAAATCGTTGGCTGGTGGCTCATGATGGTAAGTTATATAGTAATTTTAGGTAGTCTAATTGGGTCATATGGAGGAATATCTAAGATATAGCGAATCCAATTACCAAAGCTATATCGCTCTTTGATACGGCTATTAATTTCATGGTATGGTTGTTTTAAGAAGTCAGTTATACCATCAAAACTAAGGCCATCCCAAATAAAAATGTTATCTGGATGGTAAAAATCATAGTGACGTATTTGAGTGTTAGTGGTAATTAATTTTTTTTGGTAGTGAAGCGCTTCAAACGTACGGAATGATAGACCATGGTGCGCTTGGATAACAAAGTCTACTAATATTTTACTATTTCTAATATTTACTTGGTTTTCGTCGAAGCTAATAGCAGAGGTAATAAAATTAACGTTTTCTGGATAAAAGTTATGAAATTCCGAAGGCTCTTGATTCCATAGGATATTGAAATTTAACTGCCAACCTTGCTGCTTAGCATATCTGGCAAAATTGCTAATTTTAGTAGCTCGATCATCATTATGGAAGCCTAGGAAGTAGAAGTTATTGTTAGTATTTGTGTTATCCGTTGGTAGATGATCAAAGTAAAAGTTCGTAGTAGGTAGTAGAGGATATTGCTGATATACCAGATCGGCTGGGTCAAATACAAAAAAACGATCAAAGTAAGGAATAGTACGCCAGATATTAGGATAGCGCTGGATACCATCCCATTGATAGGCTACCATAGTATGGCGGGTATTCCTACGGATAAAGGTTAGTAACTCTGGGTGCAATAAGTCACTACGTATAATTAATGCGTAATCTACCGGTTGTCCATTTAGTTGAGCACTTAGTTCTTGTTGAATTATTTTACTTTGCAGGCGCAATTTGGCATCCCTCTCACCTAACAGCAGTTGGCGATATTTAGTTTGTAATCTCGCGCTGAATGAGGGGTAAGAAAATTGCATAGCAATATCAGTGCTAATTACGTCAAAACCATGGTGTTGCAAGTTTTGAATGAATAATTCGGTTATGCCGCTTATATTAGGTAGAGCAAGATAGATGCGAGGAGGGGGGGCTGCCTGGTATTTTAGTTGTTCCATCTTAATTGCACCAAGGTAAGGTATAAATCATCAGCAAGTTGGTGCTAGCAAAGGGTTATTCCCCTAATACTGCAATATCCGCTACCGCGTTCATTTGCTCTGCTAAGCGGTTCAGCAGGTTCAGGCGGTTTTGTTTTACGGCGGGGTCTTCCGCCATCACCATCACGCCGTCGAAGAAGGCATCGACTTGCGGTTTGACGGAAGCCAGTTCGGACAAGGCAGTCTGGAAATTGCCTTCGGCGACTGCGGCGGCAATTTTCGGCTGCAAGCCTTGCGCGGCGGCGTACAGGGCTTTTTCTTCGTCCTGTTGCAGTAGGCTTTCATTGACTTCGCCCAACGCGGCATCGGCTTTTTTCAGCAGGTTTTGCACGCGTTTGTTGGCGGCGGCGAGTGCGGCGGCTTCGGGCAGTTGCTTGAACGCGGCAACGGCTTGCAGTTTGGCGGTTAAATCGTCCAAACGGCGCGGCTGTTTGGCGAGTACGGCGGCAACGATGTCTTGCGGATAGTCATTTTGTAGCAATACGGCAAGGCGCGCCTGCATGAAGTCGGCGGTTTCAGACGGCGTTTTTTCGTTAAGCAAACCTTTGGGGAAGCTGTCGAAGGTCGTCTGAATCAGCTCGTTCACGTCCAAACCATACTGCATCAGCATCCGCAGGATACCCAAGGCAGCGCGGCGCAGGGCGTAGGGGTCTTTGTCGCCGGTCGGAATCAGACCGATGCCCCAAATGCCGACCAAGGTTTCCAGTTTGTCAGCCAGTGCAACGGCGGTGGCGGTTTTACTTTCAGGTAGCCTATCACCGGCAAAGCGCGGCTGGTAGTGCTGCTCGACGGCTTCGGCGATTTCTTCGGTTTCGCCGTCCAAACGGGCATAGTATTTGCCCATCGTACCTTGCAGTTCAGGGAACTCGCCGACCATTTCGGTCACCAAGTCGGCTTTTGCCAAACGCGCGGCGCGTTCGGCTGCGGTAGCGTCCGCGCCTAAAGCTTTAGCGATGTGGGCGGCGATGCTTTGCAGGCGTTCGATACGTTCGGCTTGCGAGCCGATTTTGTTGTGATAAACCACGTTCGCCAATTTGGGCAGACGGCTTTCCAAAGTCGCTTTTTGGTCTTGCTTGTAGAAGAACTCGGCATCAGACAGGCGCGCGCGCAAGACGCGTTCGTTGCCTTGAATGATGTGCGAAGGGTCTTCGGTTTGCAGGTTGGAGACCAGCAGGAAGCGGTTCATCAGCTTGCCGTTTTGGTCGAGCAGCGGGAAGTATTTTTGGTTTTGCTGCATGGTCAGAATCAGGCATTCCTGCGGCACGGCGAGGAAATGTTCTTCAAAACCGGCTTCCAAAACAACGGGGTATTCGACCAGCGCGGTCACTTCGTCCAACAGGGCTTCATCGGCCGCAACGGTGGCTTTCAGACGGCCTGCCTGCTCGTTCAAGGCCGTCTGAATAGCGGTCTTGCGCTCGGCAAACGAAGCGACGACTTTGCCTTGCTCGCGCATTTGTGCGGCGTAGCTGTCGGCGTTTTCAATGGTGATTTCGCCGTTGGACAGGAAGCGGTGTCCCAAGGTTTGATTGCCGCTTTGCAGGCCCAAAACGCTGACGTTTACGATGTCGCCGCCGTGCAGCACAATCAGCCCGTGAACGGGGCGCACGAAGGTAAACGTGCTGCTGCCCCAACGCATTACTTTTGGAATCGGCAGTTTCTTAACCGCTTGATTGATAATGTCTTCCAAAAGTTCGCCCAACGGTTTGCCGGTTTGGACGTATTCGTAGGCGTACACATCCTGTTTGCCGTCGTGGACGATGGTCAAGTCTTCGATTTTCGCCCCAGCACCGCGTGCAAAACCTTCCAAAGCCTTGGTCGGTGCGCCGTCTTTCATGGCATTCGCCACGGCAGGGCCTTTTTTCACGATTTTTTGATCGGCCTGAACGGCTTTGACGTTTTTGATTTGAACAGCCAAACGGCGCGGCGATGCATAGGCGGTATATTCGGCTGATCCGTCAATCAGTTGCGCTTTTTCCAAGCCCTCGGCAACAGAAGCGGCGAAGTGGTTGCCTAGATTATTCAGGGCTTTGGGGGGAAGCTCTTCGGTTAAAAGTTCGATTAGAAGGGTTTGGGTGTTCATTAGCGAGTGTCGTTTAATGTTTTCAGGTAGCCTGCTGCATGTTGATTGGTTTGGTATTTTGTTCGGGATAGCGTGTGGCAGGCTGGGTTAGTTTGGAGAGGGATTCTATCATTTTCAGGTAGCCTTTGGGGCTACCTGAAGATTATTCGGTGTTGGTCAGCCAGTGTTGCAGAACTTCGGCGATATGGTCGGCATCGATGTGTTCTTGCTCCAAACGGGTGTTAGGGTAGGACTGATGGTGCAGATTATGCCACAAAAGGGCTTCTTCTGCGGTAAGATTGTCGGGCATGGGCTGTTTGTGGCTGGCTTCGGGTTCATTGCTCATGCGGTGTGCATAGCGTTCGGCAGTGGCGGGCTTGGTGAGTAGGGTGGTGGGCTGTGGGCAGTGGCGGCGGGCTTGGGCGAGCATAATGAGGCCGTCGGAATCGAGGTCGCCCCAGTAGGCAACGGTTTTGTGCGCCAGCCAGCTGGCCTGCATCCAAACGAGGTTTTTACCGCCGCCGCTGACGGCTATGGTTTCGGGGGTATCGGGCAGGGCGAGGCAGGTTTGTTCGTTTTCGATTACGAGGATGCGGCGGGAGGGTAATTCGTAGTCGAGCAAAACTTGGGTGGGCAGGCGCAGGAGGGGCAGGCCGGACAGGGCTTGGCGGGTGCGGGCGCACAGGGGGCGGACGAGTAGCCAGTCTTTGGGCGGGGTTTGGTAGCCGAGCCAAGCGTAGAGTCCTTGGGCGGCAACATTGCCGTGCAGGGCTTCGAGCAGGGTCTGGACGAGGGCGGCGTGCTGTTCGATGAATTTGGTGTGGATGCCGTGCAGGGGAAGGGCGCGCAGGTAGCGGCCTTGGCCGATAGTGGGGTATAGCTGGGGGATAGTTTGGCACAGCAAGGCAAAGTCGGTATCGGTCATGGCCTCGAGATCATGCATGCTGCCGATAAGGGCAATAGAAAGGGCTTCTTGCTGCCAGTTATTTGGCGAGCAGGCGCGCATCAGGCGCGTATAACGGGTTTGCCAGTGGCGGTGTTGTCGGTACTCGTTGCTGCCAATAAAGCGGGCGAGTGATTCTACATCGGGAAAGTGTAATTTCGGCGGGATGGTTTGTTCGCCGAAGTGCTGGAGCTTGCGGCTGGTGCAGATGGTGTTTTCTATGCCGCGCCAAGCTTGGATGAAATGCTGAAAGTGTCCGGCGTGTTGCAGGGCTTGCTTGCCGCTGGGCGGTTTCAGACCAAGCTCGAGGGGGAAGGCACTGCTGTCGGACAAAAGTTGCTTGCGGCGCGCGCTGTTCCAATATCGGCGGCGCAGGATGGCGGCGGCATCAGGCGGGAGGATGCCCCAATCTGGTTGGTTCATAGCGGGTGTATTCCTAATTGTTCGGCTTCTTGCAACAGGCTACCTGAAAAACGTTCTTGCTGTTGCCGGTCAAGCTCTTCCCAGGTCATTTCGCACAGGCTGCTTTCGTGTTTTTCAGCGTTTCGCTCGGCAATCACAAGGCTTTTGGCACTTTCGCGGGCGAGGTTGAGGTTTTTATAAGGTGTAATCAGATTGACGTGGATGTGCAGCTCTTTGAATACGCGTAGCACTCGGCGGCTGACGGCTTCGGCGGTGTTGGAGAAGGCTTCGTCAAGGAAGACGGTGCGGTACACGGGATAATCGCAGCCGTCGGGAGTGAGTACGTAGGCAAGGCTGGCGGCTACGATGATGCCGGCAAAGGCTTCTTTTTCGCCGCCGGATTTGCCGCCGGAGGAATCGAGCACGTCGAGCACTTCTCCGCTGGCGAGGTTGGTTTCTTCGGCGAAAAATTCGAGCCGGTAGCGCGGGTCGAGGAGGCGCAGGCTTTCCAGATTGTGCGGGCTGGCGGTGTGTTTTTTCAGGATTTCGATGAGCCCGGCCAGCATTTGGAAGCGCAAGTCGTGGTTGCTGCCGGTGATTTGGGCGAGGGCGGCGTTGGCTTTTTGGTGGAAGTTTCGCACGTGGTCGAAGGCAGCCAGATTGGTGCAGTCGCGCTGCCTGAGGCGCAGGTAACTGCCGGGGCGGAATTCGGTTTTGGCCAGCACTTGGTTGATTTTCTGGATACGCTCGCGGATGGTGTCGCGTTCGGTGTTGAAGGCGGCCAGCAGGGTGGCGAGCGATTGGGTGGAGTATTTGCTGACGCGTTCGGCTTGCCGCTCTACCAAGTCGGGCAGGCCTTCGTGGCGGATGTAGTTGAGATGGGTGATGTATTCGGGCAGGGCGGCGTGGACGGCAGTGGGCCAATCCAAGGTGTAGGGTTGCCAACGTTCGTTGCTGCGGAAGGAGATCATGATGCCGTTGGCGCTGTTTTCATCGCGGGTTTTCTGCTGGCGGGCCTACTCGATGCGCTGCTCGTAGCTTTGCAATACGCGGGATTGCTGGCGACTGTCTTGCGGGACGGTTTCTTCGATGGCGTCGGTAAGGGCAGTGAGCACAGTTTCAGGGATGGGTTGCCGGGCGAGTTCTTGCAGGCTGTCGAATTCGCTTTGCAGGCTGTCGAGTTTATTTTTCAGGTAGCCTTCTTGCTGTTGCTGCTGCCCGAGGGCGGTTTGGATTTGGGCAACAGTATGTTTTGCCTGCTGCCAGCGTTGTTCGGCCTGTTGCAGGTTGCCACCGGATTGTTTGAGGCGGGCGAGGTCGGCTTGGGTGTGGGCGAGCTTTTGCTGGCGGTAGGGGAGGTCGATGTCGTGCCATTGGTAGGTTTGCAGATTTTGCCATTGCACCTGCTGTTGTTGGACTCGGTTCATTTCGGCGCGTTCGTGTTCGACTTGCCGGGTTTGTTTGAGCAGTTTGGCTTGCAGGGAGGTTTGTTCGGTTTTCAGGTAGCCGAGATGGGTGGCGTTGGTAAAGCCGAGAAACCAGTGGCGGGGATCGTCGATGCGGGTTTGGTCTTTTTTCTCGGCGCGGCCGTGTTCCCAGTGTTGCAGGCCTTGGCGGGTGAGTGAGAAGGGAGTGCGGTTGAAGCTGTCAAGGTCTTCGGCGCAGTAGAGATCGGCTTTTTTCAGGTAGCCTTGGAGCCAGTCACAGTAGGGATGGTTGCGCCACAGGAGTTTTTCGAGGATGCCGCCGCTTTTGAAGGCGGCGGGTTTGGTTTCACTGCCAACGGCCTGCACACGGATGTGGAGGCCGGTATGGCACTGGTTGAGCCAGCGGGTGATGCGGGGGTATTGCTCTTGTGGTACGAGCAGGGTGGTGCGCAGGCCGCCTAGGGCGCGCTCGATGGCGCCTGTCCAATCGGCGTGTTCGCGGACGATGTCAAGCATTTCACCAATAAACATCAGCTCTTGAGGGGGAATACCCAAATCTTGGGCTACGTTGTCGCGCCATTGCTGCTGTTTGGGCGGGATATTGCTGTTGGGACGTTTGCCGATTTCGTGCAGCTCGGTTTTGATTTCGCGCAGGCTTGTTTGTAATTGTGAGAGCTGTACGCCGCTTTGAAAGAAGCGTTCTTGTTGTGCCTTTAACTGATTTTCGACGGCTGGTTGCTGCCCGGCGGCGGTATGCAGGTTGCGCTCGAATATGTCGGGGGCGAGGGTGTCGGGCAGGTTGAGGGCGAGACAGATTTTTTGGTAGGCATCGGCGGTGTGGCGGGTGTGTTGCAACTGGGCTTCTTCCAGCTTAAGCTGGTTTTCTAGGGCTTGCAGCCTACCGCCGCCGGCATGGAGATATTCGGCGTGACGCTGCTCTTGGGCGTGTTGTGCATCGGCGAGGGTGCGCTCGGTATCGTCGATTTGTCGCTTGATGGAGTGGAGGTTGCCTGAAAGTTTTTCGGTTTCTTGTGCAAGGAATCGGGTACGGCAGCAGGCGAAGTAGGCGGGAATGTGGCTGCGCTGTTCGTTTAATTGGTGGATGGCTTCGCCTGCTTGGGCGATTTTTGCCTGCAGACCGGGCAGGGGCTCTAGATGGGTGAGCTGTTTGCGGGCATCGGCGGCTTGCTCGTGGATGGCGGCTAAATCTTGAAATTCGTCGATGATTTTGGCAGCTTCGCTGCGGATGGCGGAGGGCTCGAGCACCAGCTCGCGGATGAGTTTGGTGAGGTCGTCGATTTTCTTTAGGCCGAGGGCGCGGGAGAGCAGGGCGGGTGCATTTTCGTTCTCCATATGCAGGCAGCGGCGGTAGTGGGTCTGATAGGTTTCGAATTTGTCAAAGTCTTTGATGTCGGGCTGGCTTTTCAGCCAACGGTTGAGGGCGCGCAGGTCGCCGTTGCCGAACTGCAGTAGCAGTTCGGACAAGCTCAAGTTGTGCCGGGATACCAGATACAGGCGTTTCACGTCAGAGAGACTGCTACCGCCCGGCGGTGTCCAGAATAAGGCGGCCAGCGTGGTTTCGCTGCCGTCGTCGGCACGGTAAAGGGCGCGCAGGCCGGTGATGACGGCACCGTCGCGCTTACTTTTTCTGCGGGTGGAGAGACCATCGTGGTCGGCACCGAAGTGGCCGCGCATATAGCTGAGGAGGGAACGGTCGGTTTTGTCGCCCTGGGCGGCGGCGAGGTTGAAGGCTGCTTGGCGGGCGGGCAGCAGCAGTGCCATCAGACCGTCGGCCAAGGTGGATTTGCCGGCGCCGTTGCCGCCGGTGATGAGGCTGCCCTCGGGATGGATGTGGGCGGTGTGCAGATTGTGGAAGGATCCCCAGTTGTATACGGAGAGTTCGGCTAGGCGAACGGGGCTATAGATGGCAGGGATGTTCATGGTTCGGGTTCGGGCGGAGGTTCTTCGGTTGGTTGGGCTGCGGGCTGATCGGGGGCAGTTTGTGCCAGTTGTTTGTATTCGGCAATCATGCGATCGAGGAAGTCGGGATTGACCACGTAGCGTATTAGCGGGGTGATTTGATAACGGCCTTCTTCGCCGCGAGCGGCGGTGAGAAGCTTGCGTTCGGCAAAGCGTTTGAGACTGCCTGAAAGTTTGCGTTTGTCGAGGCTGGCACGGTCACTTTCGGGCAGCATGGGGGCGAGGTTGGCCAGCAGGCGTTCTTCATCAACCATGATTTTTTGCTCGCCGGCGGTTTCGCGCTCTTGGAAATGTTTGCGCAAGCCGAGTAAAACCAAGGTGTCGTAGAGAGTGAGGGTGCGGCGGGTGATGAGGGAGCGGGTGTCTTCTTCGTTTTCGTCGCCAAAGGAGGTGTATTCGGGCTGCTGGTTTTCGATGGCTACAAAGGCGACGCCGGTGCGTTCGTCCAGCGTGAGATAGAGGAAAACCTCGCCTAGGTGGCGGCGTATATCTTGCTGATACAGGCACAGGACGGCGAACAATTTGGGCTTTTCGGCCTGTAGAATCACGCCCTGTTTCATGAGATGCACCAGCACTTGGCGGGCTTCGTCGTTCATCGGCGGGATAGAGGCAGTAGAATCGGGGGTGGTGTCAGGCATGGCTAAATGGCTAATTCGTCGATTTGATCGGGGAATTGTTCGGGCGAAACGGTGAGCAATGGCACTTGTACGCGCAGAGGGCGGCCGCTTTGGTCGTGGATGGTGAATTCTTCTTGGCAGTTTGGATGGGCAGCCAAATCGTTTTGCCGGTTTCCAGGCAGCCTTTGGAGTACGGCACGCAGCACGCGGTAGTAGGCCACCAGTTCTTCCAGCCCAAGCTGTATCGGCCGTTGGGCAGAGAGGGAAGAGAGGGTTTGCGGGGCATCGGCACGGCGGATAATGGTTTACAGAGCAAGGGCGATTGGGCGGATTTGCACGTTGTCCAAGCTCTTTAGGATATCTTCGCTGGCACGGCGGCTGTTGGGATGTTCTTCGATTGAGGCTACCTGAAAACCGGAAGAAGCTTGGCGCAGCTTCATGCTGTTGGGTGAGGAAATGGC
Proteins encoded:
- a CDS encoding ATP-binding protein, coding for MNIPAIYSPVRLAELSVYNWGSFHNLHTAHIHPEGSLITGGNGAGKSTLADGLMALLLPARQAAFNLAAAQGDKTDRSLLSYMRGHFGADHDGLSTRRKSKRDGAVITGLRALYRADDGSETTLAALFWTPPGGSSLSDVKRLYLVSRHNLSLSELLLQFGNGDLRALNRWLKSQPDIKDFDKFETYQTHYRRCLHMENENAPALLSRALGLKKIDDLTKLIRELVLEPSAIRSEAAKIIDEFQDLAAIHEQAADARKQLTHLEPLPGLQAKIAQAGEAIHQLNEQRSHIPAYFACCRTRFLAQETEKLSGNLHSIKRQIDDTERTLADAQHAQEQRHAEYLHAGGGRLQALENQLKLEEAQLQHTRHTADAYQKICLALNLPDTLAPDIFERNLHTAAGQQPAVENQLKAQQERFFQSGVQLSQLQTSLREIKTELHEIGKRPNSNIPPKQQQWRDNVAQDLGIPPQELMFIGEMLDIVREHADWTGAIERALGGLRTTLLVPQEQYPRITRWLNQCHTGLHIRVQAVGSETKPAAFKSGGILEKLLWRNHPYCDWLQGYLKKADLYCAEDLDSFNRTPFSLTRQGLQHWEHGRAEKKDQTRIDDPRHWFLGFTNATHLGYLKTEQTSLQAKLLKQTRQVEHERAEMNRVQQQQVQWQNLQTYQWHDIDLPYRQQKLAHTQADLARLKQSGGNLQQAEQRWQQAKHTVAQIQTALGQQQQQEGYLKNKLDSLQSEFDSLQELARQPIPETVLTALTDAIEETVPQDSRQQSRVLQSYEQRIE
- a CDS encoding DUF4194 domain-containing protein, which gives rise to MPDTTPDSTASIPPMNDEARQVLVHLMKQGVILQAEKPKLFAVLCLYQQDIRRHLGEVFLYLTLDERTGVAFVAIENQQPEYTSFGDENEEDTRSLITRRTLTLYDTLVLLGLRKHFQERETAGEQKIMVDEERLLANLAPMLPESDRASLDKRKLSGSLKRFAERKLLTAARGEEGRYQITPLIRYVVNPDFLDRMIAEYKQLAQTAPDQPAAQPTEEPPPEPEP
- the glyS gene encoding glycine--tRNA ligase subunit beta — encoded protein: MNTQTLLIELLTEELPPKALNNLGNHFAASVAEGLEKAQLIDGSAEYTAYASPRRLAVQIKNVKAVQADQKIVKKGPAVANAMKDGAPTKALEGFARGAGAKIEDLTIVHDGKQDVYAYEYVQTGKPLGELLEDIINQAVKKLPIPKVMRWGSSTFTFVRPVHGLIVLHGGDIVNVSVLGLQSGNQTLGHRFLSNGEITIENADSYAAQMREQGKVVASFAERKTAIQTALNEQAGRLKATVAADEALLDEVTALVEYPVVLEAGFEEHFLAVPQECLILTMQQNQKYFPLLDQNGKLMNRFLLVSNLQTEDPSHIIQGNERVLRARLSDAEFFYKQDQKATLESRLPKLANVVYHNKIGSQAERIERLQSIAAHIAKALGADATAAERAARLAKADLVTEMVGEFPELQGTMGKYYARLDGETEEIAEAVEQHYQPRFAGDRLPESKTATAVALADKLETLVGIWGIGLIPTGDKDPYALRRAALGILRMLMQYGLDVNELIQTTFDSFPKGLLNEKTPSETADFMQARLAVLLQNDYPQDIVAAVLAKQPRRLDDLTAKLQAVAAFKQLPEAAALAAANKRVQNLLKKADAALGEVNESLLQQDEEKALYAAAQGLQPKIAAAVAEGNFQTALSELASVKPQVDAFFDGVMVMAEDPAVKQNRLNLLNRLAEQMNAVADIAVLGE
- a CDS encoding SbcC/MukB-like Walker B domain-containing protein translates to MISFRSNERWQPYTLDWPTAVHAALPEYITHLNYIRHEGLPDLVERQAERVSKYSTQSLATLLAAFNTERDTIRERIQKINQVLAKTEFRPGSYLRLRQRDCTNLAAFDHVRNFHQKANAALAQITGSNHDLRFQMLAGLIEILKKHTASPHNLESLRLLDPRYRLEFFAEETNLASGEVLDVLDSSGGKSGGEKEAFAGIIVAASLAYVLTPDGCDYPVYRTVFLDEAFSNTAEAVSRRVLRVFKELHIHVNLITPYKNLNLARESAKSLVIAERNAEKHESSLCEMTWEELDRQQQERFSGSLLQEAEQLGIHPL
- a CDS encoding Wadjet anti-phage system protein JetD domain-containing protein; the encoded protein is MNQPDWGILPPDAAAILRRRYWNSARRKQLLSDSSAFPLELGLKPPSGKQALQHAGHFQHFIQAWRGIENTICTSRKLQHFGEQTIPPKLHFPDVESLARFIGSNEYRQHRHWQTRYTRLMRACSPNNWQQEALSIALIGSMHDLEAMTDTDFALLCQTIPQLYPTIGQGRYLRALPLHGIHTKFIEQHAALVQTLLEALHGNVAAQGLYAWLGYQTPPKDWLLVRPLCARTRQALSGLPLLRLPTQVLLDYELPSRRILVIENEQTCLALPDTPETIAVSGGGKNLVWMQASWLAHKTVAYWGDLDSDGLIMLAQARRHCPQPTTLLTKPATAERYAHRMSNEPEASHKQPMPDNLTAEEALLWHNLHHQSYPNTRLEQEHIDADHIAEVLQHWLTNTE